One Fuerstiella marisgermanici DNA window includes the following coding sequences:
- a CDS encoding ACT domain-containing protein, which yields MTAANRVGILSAVTKAMADLGSDLRQASQTVVRGYFTMIFSAEFPEHIEQQVIIDHLQDTCRPFGIDVNLKDPAAEKINLPSMEEAKLRLLRLGGENKPGVLRQLSTMISMRRIDIVGMHAVRTGGGTGFEMIMKIAIPDDMNTEDLLNELNTIGQSFNITADLSDYVG from the coding sequence ATGACAGCCGCGAACCGCGTGGGCATCCTGTCGGCCGTGACCAAAGCCATGGCAGATTTGGGGTCCGATCTGCGGCAGGCCAGCCAGACCGTGGTCCGCGGCTACTTCACGATGATCTTTTCGGCCGAATTTCCTGAACATATCGAGCAACAGGTCATCATCGATCACCTGCAGGACACCTGTCGCCCATTCGGAATCGACGTCAACCTGAAAGACCCTGCGGCCGAAAAGATTAACCTTCCGTCGATGGAAGAAGCGAAACTGCGGCTGCTGCGACTGGGCGGAGAAAACAAGCCTGGCGTCCTGCGACAACTTTCCACCATGATCTCCATGCGGCGAATCGACATCGTGGGAATGCACGCCGTCCGCACTGGAGGCGGTACCGGGTTTGAGATGATTATGAAGATCGCCATTCCCGACGACATGAACACCGAAGACCTGTTGAACGAACTGAACACCATTGGTCAGTCGTTCAACATCACGGCCGATTTGTCCGACTATGTCGGCTGA
- the hslV gene encoding ATP-dependent protease subunit HslV — protein MKSNDRDRPKWRSTTVLAVRHKGAVVLGSDGQVTHGNTIMKSDTKKLRRLRDGKVLIGFAGSTADAFALMERFEEKIKDYPGNIARAATELARDWRTDRALRRLEAMMLVADSDLTLLLSGQGDVVQPTDGVVGIGSGGAYATSAAKALVKHSDLSAVEIVKESLAIAAEIDIYTNNNIIIEELPSNA, from the coding sequence ATGAAATCAAACGACCGCGACAGGCCGAAATGGCGGTCCACAACTGTCCTCGCCGTGCGTCACAAGGGGGCTGTCGTGCTGGGATCGGACGGCCAGGTGACTCATGGAAACACCATCATGAAGTCCGATACAAAAAAACTGCGTCGGCTTCGCGACGGCAAGGTGCTGATCGGTTTCGCCGGTTCGACGGCTGACGCTTTCGCATTGATGGAACGGTTTGAAGAGAAAATCAAAGACTATCCCGGCAACATCGCTCGCGCCGCCACAGAACTGGCTCGCGACTGGCGGACGGATCGAGCTCTCCGGCGACTGGAAGCCATGATGCTGGTCGCAGATTCGGACCTCACCCTGTTGCTTTCCGGACAGGGGGACGTCGTTCAGCCAACGGACGGCGTGGTCGGCATCGGGTCCGGCGGCGCTTACGCCACCTCAGCGGCGAAAGCTCTGGTTAAGCATTCTGATTTGTCCGCCGTTGAAATCGTCAAAGAATCTCTGGCGATCGCGGCTGAGATCGATATCTACACAAACAACAACATCATCATCGAAGAGTTACCGTCAAACGCGTAA
- a CDS encoding NAD(P)/FAD-dependent oxidoreductase yields MPERVTIIGSGPAGWTAAIYAARANLEPLVYEGAFNEDNRLKGTLPLGQLALTTEVENYPGFPSGDLTAYLDDSIDGKIRKYMAPHQKEGVSGPELMELMRQQAKNFGARVVTDDIADIDLSERPFKIKSLGGDEFESHAVIIATGARANYLGLESEERFKNAGVSACAVCDGAMPRYRDSPLVVIGGGDSAMEEATFLTKYASKVYIVHRRDEFRASKIMADRALANKKIDVKWNSVIDEVLGDEENGVTGVRIRSSIDDSKTEELEVSGYFAAIGHTPNTDFLKGQLETTDKGYLVWPVSHRTNTSVEGVFAAGDVADDHYKQAVTAAGTGCAAALDAERWLAEQGLE; encoded by the coding sequence ATGCCAGAACGTGTCACCATTATCGGATCCGGGCCTGCCGGCTGGACGGCCGCCATTTATGCAGCTCGAGCCAACCTGGAACCTCTGGTTTACGAAGGTGCCTTTAACGAAGACAACCGTCTGAAGGGAACTCTACCCCTGGGCCAGTTAGCCCTGACCACTGAAGTGGAAAACTATCCGGGCTTTCCGTCCGGCGATCTGACCGCCTACCTGGACGATTCGATCGACGGAAAAATTCGCAAATACATGGCTCCTCATCAAAAGGAAGGCGTATCCGGCCCGGAACTGATGGAGTTGATGCGTCAGCAAGCCAAAAACTTTGGCGCGCGAGTCGTCACTGATGATATTGCGGACATTGATTTGTCAGAACGACCGTTCAAGATCAAGAGTCTGGGCGGTGATGAATTCGAAAGCCACGCCGTGATTATCGCAACGGGGGCTCGAGCTAACTATCTGGGCCTGGAATCGGAAGAACGATTCAAAAACGCAGGCGTGTCGGCCTGTGCCGTTTGCGACGGTGCGATGCCGCGTTACCGAGACAGTCCACTGGTCGTCATCGGCGGCGGCGACAGTGCGATGGAAGAGGCGACTTTCCTAACGAAGTACGCCTCCAAGGTGTACATCGTTCATCGCCGCGACGAATTTCGAGCCAGCAAGATCATGGCAGACCGAGCACTCGCCAACAAAAAGATCGACGTGAAGTGGAATTCCGTCATCGACGAAGTGCTGGGCGATGAAGAAAACGGCGTCACCGGCGTCCGTATTCGCAGCAGCATTGATGACAGTAAGACAGAAGAGCTGGAAGTGTCCGGCTACTTCGCGGCCATCGGCCACACTCCGAACACCGATTTCCTGAAGGGGCAGTTAGAGACCACTGACAAGGGCTACCTTGTCTGGCCGGTCTCTCATCGCACCAACACGAGTGTTGAAGGCGTGTTTGCGGCCGGTGATGTGGCTGATGACCACTACAAGCAGGCTGTGACGGCTGCGGGCACGGGTTGCGCGGCCGCTCTGGATGCTGAACGCTGGCTGGCGGAGCAGGGATTGGAATAG
- a CDS encoding FAD-dependent oxidoreductase gives MKTILRLIIFAFAFPAAQGEVARVDTELLIVGATESGWAAAIQAARMGVKSITIVHDGEWYGGQFTEQALACVDEDKGPGKVGWGVDWHPMKRSFHRSGLFRELMDRIESFNTEAYGSPMPGKPYHGPSTFRPAEAEAIFRDMISPFVESGQIRVFWKHVPVATTVVDEKLAAVDFAPLGEQAATLNVTAKLTIDASDWGDVIQLSGAEYECGADPKSRYNEPSASETVVPNEMNPITWAMIVEESPDAQPTPIPKPPNFDDRNYPRATHFSRKEFGELQWDRPAGIGAIAHWPNGGMASPRQLSVYTVRRIVDGFTSKDHRTSILLNYMNGQDYPLMRLPARVVEALESTEPGASQKNIVEMTRQQREIIFQDAKNHSLGVLYHLQNFVHNNAPDRANSFRNFRLSREFGTADHLPPKPYLRESLRLKAAYMMKEQDGRNRDGATKDAARERFSHVMYPDGLFCWQFHYDFHRTGRTFLQEEGDTGPWIDYETPGRHTRHISDRCVFPARSLIPVKLDGLLGSQGNVGFSSIVSAAIRLHDQRIHIGQASGALAAISLARDVTPREIPWQRHLLEEVRRGLCGGSDGLPLLLFPWRDLSADHAAFVAINRLSALNCVPIDVRDVDFRADEPAAEEWSIALQKNMEQQVPHLRLKKFALPSNATRGELCEFWWAAIKHTPLKQFTPFPRHAVNDADGDGIADTDDALPFSVNEPIVWELERPVLTAETDGLVDVGLPSNVRRFDFASANVPKANGFQRDIGLPFDKTKGHGWNRDVSQNARHRHALAEPERDAFLFTRGEDTWECEVANGQWRVTVCVGDSGHEQSNQNVSVEGTEVIENRFTAAGQFQEASTTVTVKDGRLTITIGRPEGNGNTAICWVVMYPATQL, from the coding sequence ATGAAAACCATCCTCCGTCTTATTATCTTTGCTTTCGCTTTTCCTGCAGCTCAGGGGGAGGTTGCTCGTGTTGACACCGAGCTGCTGATCGTTGGAGCCACAGAATCTGGCTGGGCGGCTGCGATTCAGGCGGCGCGAATGGGCGTGAAGTCGATTACGATTGTGCACGACGGCGAATGGTATGGCGGGCAGTTTACGGAACAGGCTTTGGCGTGCGTCGATGAAGACAAGGGGCCGGGCAAGGTTGGTTGGGGAGTAGACTGGCATCCCATGAAGCGGTCATTCCACCGCAGCGGTCTGTTCAGGGAGCTGATGGACCGCATCGAATCTTTCAACACAGAAGCCTACGGTTCGCCGATGCCTGGCAAGCCGTATCACGGCCCGTCGACGTTTCGACCGGCCGAAGCTGAAGCGATCTTCCGCGACATGATTTCGCCGTTCGTCGAAAGTGGCCAGATTCGTGTTTTCTGGAAACACGTTCCGGTTGCAACTACTGTGGTCGACGAAAAATTGGCAGCCGTTGATTTCGCCCCGCTGGGCGAACAGGCAGCCACTTTAAACGTCACCGCCAAGCTGACGATCGATGCTTCAGACTGGGGCGATGTGATTCAGTTAAGCGGCGCCGAATACGAATGCGGGGCCGACCCCAAGTCGCGTTATAACGAACCGAGTGCTTCCGAAACGGTCGTGCCGAACGAAATGAATCCGATCACGTGGGCGATGATTGTCGAAGAATCACCCGACGCGCAGCCGACGCCCATTCCCAAACCGCCGAATTTCGACGATCGCAACTATCCTCGCGCCACTCACTTCAGCCGGAAGGAATTTGGCGAGCTGCAATGGGACCGACCGGCTGGCATTGGCGCGATTGCTCACTGGCCGAACGGTGGCATGGCGTCGCCTCGGCAGTTGAGTGTTTATACCGTGCGGCGAATCGTGGACGGGTTTACAAGCAAAGATCATCGAACCAGCATTCTGCTTAACTACATGAACGGGCAGGACTACCCACTGATGCGGCTGCCGGCTCGAGTTGTAGAGGCGCTGGAATCCACCGAACCAGGTGCGTCGCAGAAGAATATCGTCGAGATGACTCGGCAGCAGCGTGAGATCATTTTTCAAGACGCGAAGAATCATTCGCTGGGCGTTCTTTATCACCTTCAGAACTTTGTGCATAACAACGCTCCGGACCGGGCAAATTCGTTTCGCAACTTTCGGCTGAGTCGCGAATTCGGAACGGCCGATCATCTTCCGCCAAAACCCTATCTGCGCGAATCTCTGCGGCTGAAAGCGGCGTACATGATGAAGGAACAGGACGGCCGAAATCGCGACGGCGCGACCAAGGATGCGGCTCGAGAACGCTTCTCGCATGTTATGTACCCGGACGGTTTGTTCTGTTGGCAGTTCCACTACGACTTCCATCGCACGGGGCGAACGTTTCTTCAGGAGGAAGGGGACACTGGTCCGTGGATCGACTACGAAACTCCGGGCCGACACACTCGACACATCAGCGACCGCTGCGTGTTTCCGGCTCGCAGCCTGATCCCTGTGAAGTTAGACGGCCTGTTGGGAAGTCAGGGAAATGTCGGCTTCAGCAGCATCGTGAGCGCCGCCATTCGGTTGCATGATCAGCGAATACACATCGGGCAGGCCAGCGGGGCTCTTGCCGCCATCAGCCTCGCACGGGACGTGACTCCCCGCGAGATTCCCTGGCAGCGACATCTGCTGGAAGAAGTGCGTCGCGGGCTATGCGGCGGCAGCGACGGGTTGCCGCTGCTGTTGTTTCCGTGGCGTGATCTTTCTGCTGACCATGCGGCCTTTGTTGCGATCAATCGCCTGTCGGCGCTGAATTGTGTGCCCATCGACGTGCGCGACGTCGACTTTCGCGCGGACGAACCAGCGGCGGAAGAATGGTCTATTGCTCTTCAAAAGAATATGGAACAGCAGGTGCCTCATTTGCGGCTGAAGAAGTTCGCGCTGCCATCGAATGCGACTCGCGGTGAACTGTGTGAGTTCTGGTGGGCGGCCATCAAGCACACGCCCTTGAAGCAATTCACCCCGTTTCCTCGCCACGCGGTCAACGATGCTGACGGAGATGGCATCGCAGACACTGACGATGCGTTACCGTTTTCGGTTAACGAGCCGATTGTTTGGGAGTTGGAACGGCCGGTACTCACGGCGGAGACTGACGGCCTGGTCGACGTCGGCTTGCCTTCCAATGTTCGGCGGTTTGACTTTGCATCGGCGAACGTACCGAAGGCGAATGGCTTCCAGCGTGATATCGGTTTGCCGTTTGATAAGACGAAAGGCCACGGATGGAATCGCGATGTGTCGCAGAACGCCCGGCATCGGCACGCTCTTGCCGAACCGGAACGCGATGCTTTTCTGTTTACTCGCGGCGAAGATACGTGGGAGTGCGAGGTTGCCAACGGGCAGTGGCGAGTCACAGTTTGCGTGGGCGATTCCGGACACGAACAGTCCAATCAAAACGTGAGTGTTGAAGGGACAGAGGTAATCGAAAATCGCTTCACCGCAGCCGGGCAGTTTCAGGAGGCATCGACTACCGTGACTGTGAAAGACGGTCGCCTTACGATCACTATCGGTCGTCCGGAAGGCAATGGCAACACCGCGATTTGCTGGGTGGTCATGTATCCGGCAACCCAATTGTAG
- the hslU gene encoding ATP-dependent protease ATPase subunit HslU — MTDPHQPMTPRQIVEKLSEHIVGQNDAKRAVAIALRNRWRWQNLTDEMRKEVTPRNILMIGPTGVGKTEITRRLAKLTGAPFIKVEATKYTEVGYYGRDVESMIRDLVEAAISIVRSSKRADVEDDAVARVEDRLLELLVPAEPPSAMPAVTEVDGEDAESQHSKHVRTVEKFRDMLRDGKLEDRMVELSLEQKSSPVQVFTNMGMEQMDMDLQGMLDKMMPKQNSSRRLTVAEARKVLHEQEVESLLDKDTIQEEAVRLAEETGMVFIDEIDKVCSTGEGGKSADVSRQGVQRDLLPIVEGTTIQTRYGLVSTEKIMFIAAGAFHRARPSDLMPELQGRFPIRVELQDLTCDDLVRILIEPSGSITRQHAELLAVDGVTINYTDDGIRAIADLAFHVNQSTQNIGARRLQTIMERLLEEVSFEAPDCGKKQIDVTADFVNERLADVRNDEDLSRFVL; from the coding sequence ATGACAGACCCTCACCAGCCGATGACCCCGCGTCAGATTGTCGAAAAGCTGAGCGAACACATTGTCGGCCAAAACGACGCCAAGCGAGCCGTCGCGATCGCGCTGCGCAACCGATGGCGCTGGCAAAACCTGACGGACGAAATGCGCAAAGAAGTGACGCCGCGCAACATTCTGATGATCGGTCCCACTGGCGTCGGAAAAACGGAAATCACGCGGCGACTGGCCAAGCTGACCGGAGCTCCGTTCATCAAGGTGGAAGCCACGAAGTACACGGAAGTTGGCTACTACGGCCGAGACGTAGAGAGCATGATTCGTGACCTTGTGGAAGCTGCAATCAGCATTGTTCGCTCGTCTAAACGAGCCGATGTGGAAGACGACGCTGTCGCGCGTGTTGAAGATCGTCTGCTGGAATTGCTAGTGCCCGCTGAACCGCCGTCTGCCATGCCAGCGGTGACGGAAGTCGATGGTGAAGATGCGGAGTCACAACATTCGAAGCATGTGCGAACCGTCGAAAAATTTCGCGACATGCTTCGCGACGGCAAGCTCGAAGACCGCATGGTGGAGCTGTCATTAGAACAGAAGTCCTCGCCCGTTCAGGTCTTTACGAACATGGGGATGGAGCAGATGGATATGGATCTGCAGGGCATGCTCGACAAGATGATGCCCAAACAGAATTCGTCCCGCCGTTTGACGGTCGCAGAAGCTCGCAAGGTGCTGCACGAACAGGAAGTCGAATCGCTGCTGGACAAAGACACGATTCAGGAAGAAGCCGTTCGTCTGGCCGAAGAAACCGGCATGGTCTTTATCGACGAGATTGACAAAGTGTGCAGCACGGGCGAAGGCGGCAAGTCGGCCGACGTCAGTCGGCAGGGCGTGCAGCGCGACCTTCTGCCGATCGTGGAAGGCACCACCATTCAGACTCGATACGGCTTGGTGTCCACCGAAAAAATAATGTTCATCGCGGCCGGCGCGTTTCATCGAGCACGGCCGTCGGACCTGATGCCGGAATTGCAGGGACGTTTCCCCATTCGTGTCGAGCTGCAGGATCTGACCTGCGATGACTTAGTACGCATTCTGATCGAACCGTCCGGCTCGATCACTCGCCAGCATGCCGAACTGCTGGCTGTTGACGGCGTCACAATCAACTACACGGACGACGGCATCCGAGCGATCGCTGATCTGGCCTTTCATGTGAACCAGTCGACTCAAAATATCGGAGCCCGGCGACTGCAAACGATCATGGAACGGCTGCTGGAAGAGGTCAGCTTTGAAGCTCCTGATTGCGGCAAAAAGCAGATCGACGTGACGGCAGACTTCGTCAACGAACGGCTGGCCGACGTTCGCAACGACGAAGACCTGAGCCGCTTTGTGCTTTAA
- a CDS encoding VOC family protein, translating to MTQTATAPIQVLHIDHVTLVVKSVAASRDFYVSLLGMKEVARPDFDFAGAWFQAGATLIHLIEEHDRSGPAGYPVEVLEKSSRNHHFAFEVADAAAAAETLKQRGIELIDDPKRRPDGAIQMFVADPDSHVVELCTSQP from the coding sequence ATGACTCAGACAGCTACAGCCCCCATTCAGGTTTTGCACATCGACCACGTCACCCTGGTTGTGAAAAGTGTGGCCGCCAGTCGCGACTTTTACGTGTCGTTGCTGGGAATGAAAGAAGTCGCTCGCCCCGATTTTGACTTTGCCGGCGCCTGGTTTCAGGCGGGGGCGACGTTGATTCATTTGATCGAGGAACACGACCGCAGCGGCCCGGCGGGATATCCCGTAGAGGTCCTGGAGAAAAGTAGCCGCAATCACCATTTCGCGTTCGAAGTCGCAGACGCTGCGGCAGCGGCAGAGACACTCAAACAGCGCGGAATTGAACTGATTGACGACCCCAAACGGCGTCCTGATGGAGCCATCCAGATGTTCGTCGCCGACCCCGATAGCCACGTTGTGGAACTTTGCACGTCGCAGCCGTAG
- a CDS encoding DUF1559 domain-containing protein has product MRHAIGLSLLATAALLNATLVSPFAAAQPPAADSVLNSVPDEYIAGAVMRPARILESKVVATVVKSLDEEARLADAMKSAEKSIGIDPREIEEMAVLLDRKTIFSLAGLPVSDGPDGPDAFDATGLKNQLKQVGLAMHNIHAVYNHFPDHDGVDTPDKGNLSWRVHLLPFLDHAALYNQFHMDEPWDSEHNKTLIDQMPEVFQTPGVKDKTKTSLHGIIGEATIMSGERPTKFRDILDGMSNTIMFAVAGPDKAEIWTKPGGVELKKGGPRATLGKIGKEFFMARCDGSVAALSSDMKADVFQALVTRNGREVIPDDLNQPITPKRLPTWIVRSRKPINQKNVLESLKPMGTPEAGKVGTTATHTLGEYTVAFPDERTLVAAPADLLPKILANAGASEFGTRLRKQTALNDLAAAVNFKDLKVIKDKLGGRVPMAGLVQAVESLQLTFDVGGTSKQLNTITADLSNEQSAAQLSALLQGLVQMQKAQMLGMANAPNSPVPGTWATIVAKVYDRVEVKPEGKQVHYSMSKPEDMDVFLEDLKPTLIAMQQPIKEARAAQRMNNLRQIGLAFHNYHDVYTAFPRYDGSGVNVPGHVRRGLSWRVHLLPFLEGGELYERFHLDEPWDSEHNKTLIEEMPDVFKTEGVEKPGHTAMHVFIGEDTAFGDGTKAPRIRDYRDGTSNTFLAVEAGPDTAEIWTKPGGLKFTGKDSIELLGKIGDSFLVLMCDGAVRNVSKDIAADQLNNLIQHNDGNVVGDF; this is encoded by the coding sequence ATGCGACACGCCATTGGTCTATCACTGTTGGCAACGGCTGCCCTGTTGAATGCAACGCTGGTTAGTCCGTTCGCGGCCGCTCAACCACCTGCCGCTGACAGCGTTTTGAATTCGGTGCCGGATGAATACATCGCCGGAGCAGTCATGCGACCAGCCCGGATTCTGGAAAGCAAGGTTGTCGCGACCGTCGTGAAGTCGCTCGACGAAGAAGCACGGCTGGCAGACGCGATGAAGAGCGCTGAAAAGTCGATCGGAATCGATCCTCGTGAAATCGAAGAAATGGCCGTGCTACTGGATCGCAAGACGATCTTCAGTCTTGCCGGACTGCCGGTTTCTGATGGTCCCGACGGCCCCGACGCGTTCGATGCGACGGGGCTGAAGAATCAGTTAAAGCAGGTTGGGTTGGCGATGCACAACATCCACGCTGTGTACAACCATTTTCCCGATCACGATGGCGTTGATACCCCCGACAAAGGCAACCTTAGCTGGCGAGTCCACCTGCTGCCGTTTCTGGACCATGCCGCTCTGTACAATCAGTTTCACATGGACGAACCGTGGGACAGTGAGCACAACAAGACGCTAATCGACCAGATGCCGGAGGTGTTTCAAACTCCCGGCGTCAAGGACAAAACGAAGACCTCGCTACACGGCATCATTGGCGAAGCCACAATTATGAGCGGCGAACGCCCGACGAAGTTCCGTGACATACTCGACGGCATGTCCAACACCATCATGTTTGCCGTGGCCGGGCCTGACAAAGCCGAAATCTGGACCAAGCCCGGTGGTGTGGAACTCAAAAAAGGCGGTCCGCGAGCGACACTTGGGAAGATCGGCAAAGAATTCTTCATGGCTCGGTGCGACGGGTCGGTGGCCGCCTTATCGTCAGACATGAAAGCCGACGTGTTTCAGGCTCTGGTCACGCGCAATGGTCGCGAAGTGATCCCGGACGATCTCAATCAGCCGATAACACCAAAGCGACTGCCCACCTGGATTGTCCGCAGTCGCAAGCCGATCAATCAGAAAAACGTGCTCGAATCGCTGAAGCCGATGGGAACTCCGGAAGCTGGCAAAGTCGGGACGACAGCCACTCACACCCTGGGAGAATACACGGTCGCGTTCCCGGATGAACGCACACTCGTTGCCGCTCCCGCCGATCTGCTTCCGAAGATTCTTGCCAACGCCGGTGCCAGTGAGTTCGGTACGCGACTGCGGAAACAAACGGCCCTGAACGATCTTGCGGCGGCCGTTAACTTCAAGGACCTGAAGGTCATCAAAGACAAGCTGGGTGGCCGAGTTCCCATGGCTGGCTTGGTGCAGGCCGTGGAATCACTGCAGTTAACATTTGACGTTGGCGGCACCAGCAAGCAACTCAACACCATCACAGCCGATCTGTCGAATGAACAATCCGCCGCACAACTGTCGGCCCTGTTGCAGGGGCTGGTGCAAATGCAGAAAGCTCAGATGTTGGGCATGGCCAACGCCCCCAACAGCCCAGTTCCCGGAACCTGGGCAACCATCGTGGCAAAGGTGTACGATCGAGTCGAAGTGAAGCCAGAAGGTAAGCAGGTCCACTACTCGATGTCCAAACCGGAAGACATGGACGTCTTTTTGGAGGATCTGAAGCCTACGCTTATTGCGATGCAACAGCCGATCAAGGAAGCTCGCGCTGCTCAACGGATGAATAACCTCAGGCAGATTGGGCTTGCCTTCCACAATTATCACGATGTGTACACAGCGTTCCCTCGCTACGACGGCAGCGGCGTTAATGTTCCTGGTCACGTTCGGCGTGGGCTAAGCTGGCGAGTTCACCTTTTGCCGTTTCTGGAAGGAGGGGAACTCTACGAGAGATTTCACCTGGATGAACCCTGGGACAGCGAGCACAACAAAACGCTGATTGAAGAGATGCCAGATGTCTTCAAGACTGAAGGCGTCGAGAAACCAGGGCACACGGCGATGCATGTGTTCATTGGGGAAGACACGGCCTTCGGCGACGGCACGAAAGCACCGCGAATCCGGGATTACCGCGACGGTACGTCCAACACTTTTCTGGCCGTGGAAGCAGGGCCTGATACGGCGGAGATCTGGACTAAACCGGGCGGCCTGAAGTTCACCGGCAAAGACTCCATTGAACTGCTGGGAAAAATTGGCGACAGC
- the hemC gene encoding hydroxymethylbilane synthase, with protein sequence MTALVLKIATRSSRLALWQAEYTKSLIEVALDDVSVEIVHIKTGGDKNQTDALRLFGGIGVFTREVQTSVLKGETDIAVHSLKDLPTQPTKGLTLAGIPDRAPTADALLLPEGRTISSIDEVPQGARIGTGSPRRQAQLLNARPDLQMLEIRGNVDTRIRKLDDGEYDAIVLAEAGLRRLNLDDRISLLMSPPLLFTAVGQGALGWECRSDDERTVEILRQLTNPAVAASVEAERSLLAELRAGCHAPLGVETVVAEASLTLTAVLLSADGKNKLMATSSGETSNPSSVGVGVANSLLADGGEELVATV encoded by the coding sequence ATGACAGCCCTGGTCCTTAAAATCGCAACTCGTTCCAGCAGGCTGGCCCTGTGGCAGGCGGAATATACGAAGTCGTTGATTGAAGTCGCATTGGATGACGTCTCCGTCGAGATTGTGCATATCAAAACGGGGGGCGATAAGAATCAAACGGATGCTCTCCGATTGTTCGGCGGCATTGGTGTCTTCACACGAGAAGTGCAGACGTCTGTGCTGAAAGGCGAAACCGATATCGCCGTTCACAGCCTTAAGGACTTGCCGACTCAACCGACAAAAGGACTGACACTTGCCGGAATTCCGGATCGCGCGCCGACGGCAGATGCATTGCTGCTGCCGGAAGGTCGGACGATCTCATCCATTGATGAAGTCCCGCAGGGAGCTCGCATTGGCACCGGTAGCCCTCGTCGACAGGCGCAATTGCTGAACGCTCGTCCCGATCTGCAGATGTTGGAAATTCGAGGCAACGTCGACACGCGAATTCGCAAACTGGACGATGGCGAATACGACGCCATCGTGCTGGCCGAAGCGGGATTACGCCGCCTGAATCTGGACGACCGCATTTCACTATTAATGAGCCCGCCGTTGCTGTTCACGGCCGTCGGGCAGGGCGCCTTGGGTTGGGAATGCCGCAGCGATGACGAGCGCACTGTGGAGATCCTGCGGCAACTCACAAACCCCGCCGTGGCGGCGTCGGTGGAGGCGGAACGTTCCCTGTTGGCCGAACTACGAGCCGGCTGCCATGCTCCTTTGGGCGTGGAAACGGTTGTAGCGGAAGCATCGCTGACACTCACCGCCGTACTTCTTAGTGCAGACGGCAAGAATAAGCTAATGGCAACCTCGTCAGGAGAAACCAGCAATCCTTCATCAGTTGGCGTAGGTGTGGCAAATTCACTTTTGGCGGATGGCGGTGAAGAGCTGGTCGCGACCGTTTGA